The following DNA comes from Amycolatopsis solani.
GGCCGACGCGGCCCAGCTGCACCGGGAGGCGCTGCTGACCGGGCACCGGTGGCACGCGGGTGACGTCGTGGCGTTCGCGCTGGAGGGGCTGGCGGGCGCCGCCCCGCCGGAGCAGGCGGCGGTCCTGCTGGGCGCGGCGGCCGGCGTCCGCGGCACGGCGATCCCGGGCGACCCGGACGCCGGCGCGGTGCGAGCCCGCGTGCGCGAGTCGCTGGGCGCGGAGGGCTTCGAGCGGGCGTACGCGACCGGCGCGGGGATGAGCACGCAGAAAGCGCTCACCGCCGCCGGTCTAGCGGGCTGACCCGGACGTCTTGAATGAGTCATTCAGGACCTCCGACGTCCTGAATGACTCATTCAAGACGTTCGCGGGCTGGTGAGCGGGACCGCGTGCCGGTCGCCGGACCGGACCATCGCCAGCAGCGGTTTCGCCAGGACGCTCAGCAGCCGGGCCGCGATCGGCCGTCCGTTGCGCCGGGCGATGTCCGGTCCGAAGCGGTCCATCAACGCCACCAGCCCCGGCAGTGTCCGCACGAACAGCGTCGCCTCCTCGATCAGGCCGCCGTCGGTCAGGCGCAGGACCGCGGCTTCCTCGATCTCCTCGCCGCCGATCCGGGCGGTGTAGACCACCACCCGGGTCCGCTCGTCGCCGACGTCGGTGTGGAAGCGGATATCCGTCAAGTGCGCGTACGCGACTTCGATCAGCGGCCGCAGTTCCGCGTGCCCGCTGAAGCGCACCCGGGAAGTCAGCGGCGAGTGCAGCACCGCGTCCGGGGCGAACGCCGTCATCGCCAGGTCGACGTCGCCGGTTTCGGTCGCGCGCCGGTAGGTCTCCGTGCTCATCGTTCCCCCTCGGTCAGCGCGGCGAGCCCGCGCCACAACAGGTCGGCCGTCAGCGCCACGACTTCCTCGCGCGGGACCTCGCGGTGGCGCCACCACCAGGTCGCGATCGCGTTGAGCGCGCTCTTGCACGCCTCCGCCAGCACCTCGTCGGCCAGCGGGCGCGGGATGCGGGCGGTGAGGTCCAGCGGCACCCCGTGGAACAGCCCGGCCAGGTTGGCCGTCGCCCTCGCCTGGCCCTGCCGGTGCACCGAAGCCACGGCCGGGTCCGACGGCGTCTCCGCGAAGATCATCCGCCAGCCCCGCTCGTGGGACTCGATCCACGCGAAGATCGCCGAGACGCGGCCGCGCAGCAGCACTTCCGGGTCGTCCGACGGCGGCAGCGCGCCCCAGCCCGCCAGTAGACCGTCCACTTCGGACTCCAGCAGCGCCGCGTACAGCTCCGCCTTCGCCGGGAAGTGGTCGTAGAGCACCGGCGTGCTGATCCCGGCGGCCGCCGCGACTTCACGCATCCCGGCCGCGTCGTAGCCCGCCGAAGCGAACACGTCCCCGGCCGCGGCGAGGATCCGCGCTCGCCTCGCCTCTCGGGTCAACCGCTTACC
Coding sequences within:
- a CDS encoding nuclear transport factor 2 family protein, with the protein product MSTETYRRATETGDVDLAMTAFAPDAVLHSPLTSRVRFSGHAELRPLIEVAYAHLTDIRFHTDVGDERTRVVVYTARIGGEEIEEAAVLRLTDGGLIEEATLFVRTLPGLVALMDRFGPDIARRNGRPIAARLLSVLAKPLLAMVRSGDRHAVPLTSPRTS
- a CDS encoding TetR family transcriptional regulator, translated to MSGKRLTREARRARILAAAGDVFASAGYDAAGMREVAAAAGISTPVLYDHFPAKAELYAALLESEVDGLLAGWGALPPSDDPEVLLRGRVSAIFAWIESHERGWRMIFAETPSDPAVASVHRQGQARATANLAGLFHGVPLDLTARIPRPLADEVLAEACKSALNAIATWWWRHREVPREEVVALTADLLWRGLAALTEGER